In Mercenaria mercenaria strain notata chromosome 13, MADL_Memer_1, whole genome shotgun sequence, a single window of DNA contains:
- the LOC123529659 gene encoding rho guanine nucleotide exchange factor 26-like isoform X1: MDLITILLTLVVACVLFVLVFSEGYNIKTLLESLLPLLDTTDNSEVIKENVAFALEKFGTTPRPKWSEMPEVTLCGILMTINSHEKQLYELMFEIITSEATHLKSLKVLDDVFAKSEEFSSNEPGKCVLTKQERREIFSNIDDICKTSERFLSDLVSCWRKSIKLPDICDIITKHAKKNFSCYVDYCRNKEYQIRTETALKQKPDYLNALALLESHEDCTSRSFASFLILPVQRIPRLEMLVEDICKRVDKIDDEKRRKSDPLANETSSIRKSAMLAKKALNKVATQSNDAIRRMQQTEQMIKLDKQIDFPSKMAKIPLISESKQTHLVKQGDVKKIINEVNKRISIGSQKPVQKTRHILLLSDVLLITKKKGDRYKVEDYCQRNKLVIEEIDNVDIYTRVLPLGVPSGCSNRFLLVMLENCEKRQVEEVYACDSANDRACWIEVLTPLKITENEEIYADWDCPQVECKLRYTAQKPGELALKQSDIVKVFKKCKNGMYEGKRIRDGESGLFPSNHTVEIENDHVIARNMRMKYKQMSATEN, encoded by the exons ATACTACCGACAACTCGGAGGTTATCAAAGAGAATGTGGCGTTTGCTTTGGAGAAGTTCGGCACGACACCCAGACCAAAGTGGTCCGAAATGCCGGAG gTAACGCTCTGTGGCATTCTCATGACAATTAATTCCCACGAAAAACAACTTTACGAG TTGATGTTTGAAATAATCACCTCAGAAGCGACACACTTGAAAAGTTTAAAGGTCCTTGATGACGTTTTTGCCAAGTCGGAAGAATTTAGTTCCAACGAACCTGGGAAATGTGTTCTAACAAAGCAGGAGCGCCGTGAGATCTTCTCAAATATTGATGATATATGCAAAACAAGCGAAAG ATTCTTGTCAGATTTAGTCTCTTGTTGGAGGAAGTCGATTAAATTACCGGATATTTGTGATATTATAACAAAACATGCCAAGAAGAATTTTTCTTGCTATGTTGATTACTGCAGAAATAAGGAATATCAAATTAGAACTGAAACTGCATTGAA ACAAAAACCTGACTATTTGAATGCGCTTGCGCTTTTGGAAAGTCATGAAGACTGCACATCACGTTCTTTCGCGTCATTTTTAATATTACCCGTGCAAAGAATACCACGACTTGAGATGCTTGTAGAAGACATTTGTAAACGGGTAGACAAAATAGAtgatgaaaaaagaagaaaatctgaTCCTTTAGCTAATGAAACAAGCAGCATCAGAAAGTCTGCTATGCTGGCGAAGAAGGCGCTCAATAAA gTAGCTACACAGAGCAACGATGCTATAAGAAGAATGCAACAAACAGAACAGATGATAAAGCTAGACAAGCAGATAGATTTTCCTTCT AAAATGGCGAAAATTCCGTTGATCTCAGAATCAAAACAAACGCATTTGGTAAAACAAGGGGACGTGAAGAAGATTATAAATGAGGTCAACAAGCGTATAAGCATAGGCAGTCAAAAACCTGTCCAAAAGACAAGGCACATCCTATTATTAAGTGATGTGTTGCTAATTACAAAGAAAAAAGG GGATCGATACAAAGTTGAAGACTACTGTCAGCGTAATAAGCTAGTTATTGAGGAAATAGACAATGTTGATATATATACAAGAGTTCTTCCCCTTGGTGTGCCTAGCGGGTGTAGCAATCGTTTCTTGCTGGTGATGCTAGAGAACTGTGAAAAGAGACAAGTGGAAGAGGTTTACGCTTGCGATTCTGC GAATGACAGAGCTTGCTGGATTGAGGTATTAACGCCTTTGAAAATTACAGAGAATGAAGAAATCTATGCAGATTGGG ACTGTCCACAAGTCGAATGCAAACTAAGATACACTGCTCAGAAACCAGGTGAACTTGCTCTGAAACAGTCAGACATTGTTAAAGTGTTCAAGAAGTGCAAAAATG GAATGTATGAGGGTAAGAGAATAAGAGACGGTGAAAGTGGCTTGTTCCCGTCTAATCACACGGTAGAAATAGAAAATGACCACGTGATAGCTCGCAATATGCGTATGAAATATAAACAGATGTCAGCTACAGAGAATTAA
- the LOC128547994 gene encoding uncharacterized protein LOC128547994, with product MECIENCPSKRFRFNKTCVPVCPKNTYNFNNSKCVFECPFSQPFGLTSGNWRCISSCKSYELFKTGRCIFDTECKEPYFAFEKTCIKSCPEGYYWFNGCFKRWREYPETVTIVLSSILTVLVVWSRTALIEHFIVLSMILFKTDARCTIDSAESDEEGFENQNEDEQPLLIELDENEET from the exons ATGGAATGCATCGAAAACTGTCCGTCTAAAAGATTTcgttttaataaaacatgtgttcCAGTATGTCCGAAAAATACATACAATTTTAATAATTCTAAATGTGTATTTGAATGTCCATTCTCGCAGCCTTTCGGACTAACAAGCGGAAACTGGCGCTGCATTAGTAGTTGCAAAAGCTACGAACTATTCAAAACCGGGCGGTGCATTTTTGACACAGAGTGTAAAGAACCGTACTTTGCTTTTGAGAAAACGTGCATAAAGTCATGCCCAGAAGGCTATTACTGGTTCAATGGATGTTTCAAGAGATGGCGTGAGTACCCCGAAACAGTTACCATCGTTCTTTCAAGTATATTAACTGTTTTGGTAGTATGGTCTCGAACAGCGTTGATAGAGCATTTCATTGTACTCTCAATGATACTTTTTAAG ACAGATGCGCGTTGCACGATTGACAGTGCTGAGAGCGATGAGGAGGGATTTGAGAACCAAAATGAAGACGAACAACCTTTGCTGATAGAGTTGGATGAAAATGAAGAAACTTAG
- the LOC123529659 gene encoding ephexin-1-like isoform X2 — translation MPEVTLCGILMTINSHEKQLYELMFEIITSEATHLKSLKVLDDVFAKSEEFSSNEPGKCVLTKQERREIFSNIDDICKTSERFLSDLVSCWRKSIKLPDICDIITKHAKKNFSCYVDYCRNKEYQIRTETALKQKPDYLNALALLESHEDCTSRSFASFLILPVQRIPRLEMLVEDICKRVDKIDDEKRRKSDPLANETSSIRKSAMLAKKALNKVATQSNDAIRRMQQTEQMIKLDKQIDFPSKMAKIPLISESKQTHLVKQGDVKKIINEVNKRISIGSQKPVQKTRHILLLSDVLLITKKKGDRYKVEDYCQRNKLVIEEIDNVDIYTRVLPLGVPSGCSNRFLLVMLENCEKRQVEEVYACDSANDRACWIEVLTPLKITENEEIYADWDCPQVECKLRYTAQKPGELALKQSDIVKVFKKCKNGMYEGKRIRDGESGLFPSNHTVEIENDHVIARNMRMKYKQMSATEN, via the exons ATGCCGGAG gTAACGCTCTGTGGCATTCTCATGACAATTAATTCCCACGAAAAACAACTTTACGAG TTGATGTTTGAAATAATCACCTCAGAAGCGACACACTTGAAAAGTTTAAAGGTCCTTGATGACGTTTTTGCCAAGTCGGAAGAATTTAGTTCCAACGAACCTGGGAAATGTGTTCTAACAAAGCAGGAGCGCCGTGAGATCTTCTCAAATATTGATGATATATGCAAAACAAGCGAAAG ATTCTTGTCAGATTTAGTCTCTTGTTGGAGGAAGTCGATTAAATTACCGGATATTTGTGATATTATAACAAAACATGCCAAGAAGAATTTTTCTTGCTATGTTGATTACTGCAGAAATAAGGAATATCAAATTAGAACTGAAACTGCATTGAA ACAAAAACCTGACTATTTGAATGCGCTTGCGCTTTTGGAAAGTCATGAAGACTGCACATCACGTTCTTTCGCGTCATTTTTAATATTACCCGTGCAAAGAATACCACGACTTGAGATGCTTGTAGAAGACATTTGTAAACGGGTAGACAAAATAGAtgatgaaaaaagaagaaaatctgaTCCTTTAGCTAATGAAACAAGCAGCATCAGAAAGTCTGCTATGCTGGCGAAGAAGGCGCTCAATAAA gTAGCTACACAGAGCAACGATGCTATAAGAAGAATGCAACAAACAGAACAGATGATAAAGCTAGACAAGCAGATAGATTTTCCTTCT AAAATGGCGAAAATTCCGTTGATCTCAGAATCAAAACAAACGCATTTGGTAAAACAAGGGGACGTGAAGAAGATTATAAATGAGGTCAACAAGCGTATAAGCATAGGCAGTCAAAAACCTGTCCAAAAGACAAGGCACATCCTATTATTAAGTGATGTGTTGCTAATTACAAAGAAAAAAGG GGATCGATACAAAGTTGAAGACTACTGTCAGCGTAATAAGCTAGTTATTGAGGAAATAGACAATGTTGATATATATACAAGAGTTCTTCCCCTTGGTGTGCCTAGCGGGTGTAGCAATCGTTTCTTGCTGGTGATGCTAGAGAACTGTGAAAAGAGACAAGTGGAAGAGGTTTACGCTTGCGATTCTGC GAATGACAGAGCTTGCTGGATTGAGGTATTAACGCCTTTGAAAATTACAGAGAATGAAGAAATCTATGCAGATTGGG ACTGTCCACAAGTCGAATGCAAACTAAGATACACTGCTCAGAAACCAGGTGAACTTGCTCTGAAACAGTCAGACATTGTTAAAGTGTTCAAGAAGTGCAAAAATG GAATGTATGAGGGTAAGAGAATAAGAGACGGTGAAAGTGGCTTGTTCCCGTCTAATCACACGGTAGAAATAGAAAATGACCACGTGATAGCTCGCAATATGCGTATGAAATATAAACAGATGTCAGCTACAGAGAATTAA